The following coding sequences lie in one Raphanus sativus cultivar WK10039 unplaced genomic scaffold, ASM80110v3 Scaffold0192, whole genome shotgun sequence genomic window:
- the LOC108826173 gene encoding transcription factor TCP5 isoform X2, whose protein sequence is MRSRECDEEESHQAKQERDHNHNHQVNLNNMLEQHNQPSSVSSSRQWTSAFRNPRIVRVSKAFGGKDRHSKVCTVRGLRDRRIRLSVPTAIQLYDLQDRLGLSQPSKVIDWLLEAAKDDVDKLPPLQFPHGFNQMYPNLIFAESSSTSAFPGTNLGFLQSWDLGGSSSRTRSRITETTTTPRESFDLDKGKWIKQDEDSNHQEHGFDMNHNHFSLTNPYNNNNTSCYYNLGHLQHSLDQSGNNVTVAISNVPNNNNNNLNLPPPAMSSLFPTYPSFLGGSHQHHHVVDGAGNLQLFGSNANTASQQQMMTGNSSLIRPLHHLMSSNNHDMDRHSSDNDSHS, encoded by the exons ATGAGATCAAGAGAATGCGATGAAGAGGAGTCTCATCAAGCAAAGCAAGAAAGAGATCATAATCACAATCATCAAGTAAACTTAAACAACATGTTGGAGCAGCATAATCAGCCTAGCTCGGTATCATCATCGAGGCAATGGACGTCAGCTTTTAGGAATCCAAGAATCGTCCGAGTCTCAAAAGCGTTTGGTGGTAAAGACAGGCACAGCAAAGTATGCACAGTCCGTGGCCTAAGAGACCGTAGGATAAGGTTGTCCGTACCAACAGCGATTCAGCTTTACGACCTTCAAGATAGATTAGGGCTGAGTCAGCCAAGCAAAGTCATTGATTGGTTACTCGAAGCAGCAAAAGATGACGTCGACAAGCTCCCTCCTCTACAATTCCCACATGGGTTTAACCAAATGTATCCAAATCTCATCTTCGCAgaatcatcatcaacatcagcATTTCCAG GTACTAATCTTGGGTTCTTGCAAAGTTGGGATCTTGGTGGCTCCTCTTCAAGAACAAGATCAAGAATCACGGAAACTACAACAACACCGAGAGAGAGTTTTGATCTTGATAAAGGGAAGTGGATCAAACAAGATGAGGACAGTAATCATCAAGAACATGGGTTCGACATGAACCATAACCATTTCTCTCTGACCAATccttacaacaacaacaatactTCCTGTTACTACAACCTCGGACATCTTCAACATTCGTTAGACCAATCTGGTAATAACGTTACTGTCGCAATATCCAATGTTCCTAATAATAACAACAATAATCTCAATCTGCCTCCTCCGGCAATGAGCTCTCTATTTCCTACGTATCCGTCGTTCCTCGGAGGttctcatcaacatcatcatgtCGTTGATGGAGCTGGGAATCTTCAGCTATTTGGCTCCAATGCCAATACAGCGTCGCAGCAACAGATGATGACGGGTAACTCAAGTTTAATTAGACCGCTTCATCATTTGATGAGCTCGAATAATCATGATATGGATCGTCATAGTAGTGACAATGATTCACATTCATGA
- the LOC108826173 gene encoding transcription factor TCP5 isoform X1, translating into MRSRECDEEESHQAKQERDHNHNHQVNLNNMLEQHNQPSSVSSSRQWTSAFRNPRIVRVSKAFGGKDRHSKVCTVRGLRDRRIRLSVPTAIQLYDLQDRLGLSQPSKVIDWLLEAAKDDVDKLPPLQFPHGFNQMYPNLIFAESSSTSAFPAFPGTNLGFLQSWDLGGSSSRTRSRITETTTTPRESFDLDKGKWIKQDEDSNHQEHGFDMNHNHFSLTNPYNNNNTSCYYNLGHLQHSLDQSGNNVTVAISNVPNNNNNNLNLPPPAMSSLFPTYPSFLGGSHQHHHVVDGAGNLQLFGSNANTASQQQMMTGNSSLIRPLHHLMSSNNHDMDRHSSDNDSHS; encoded by the exons ATGAGATCAAGAGAATGCGATGAAGAGGAGTCTCATCAAGCAAAGCAAGAAAGAGATCATAATCACAATCATCAAGTAAACTTAAACAACATGTTGGAGCAGCATAATCAGCCTAGCTCGGTATCATCATCGAGGCAATGGACGTCAGCTTTTAGGAATCCAAGAATCGTCCGAGTCTCAAAAGCGTTTGGTGGTAAAGACAGGCACAGCAAAGTATGCACAGTCCGTGGCCTAAGAGACCGTAGGATAAGGTTGTCCGTACCAACAGCGATTCAGCTTTACGACCTTCAAGATAGATTAGGGCTGAGTCAGCCAAGCAAAGTCATTGATTGGTTACTCGAAGCAGCAAAAGATGACGTCGACAAGCTCCCTCCTCTACAATTCCCACATGGGTTTAACCAAATGTATCCAAATCTCATCTTCGCAgaatcatcatcaacatcagcATTTCCAG CATTTCCAGGTACTAATCTTGGGTTCTTGCAAAGTTGGGATCTTGGTGGCTCCTCTTCAAGAACAAGATCAAGAATCACGGAAACTACAACAACACCGAGAGAGAGTTTTGATCTTGATAAAGGGAAGTGGATCAAACAAGATGAGGACAGTAATCATCAAGAACATGGGTTCGACATGAACCATAACCATTTCTCTCTGACCAATccttacaacaacaacaatactTCCTGTTACTACAACCTCGGACATCTTCAACATTCGTTAGACCAATCTGGTAATAACGTTACTGTCGCAATATCCAATGTTCCTAATAATAACAACAATAATCTCAATCTGCCTCCTCCGGCAATGAGCTCTCTATTTCCTACGTATCCGTCGTTCCTCGGAGGttctcatcaacatcatcatgtCGTTGATGGAGCTGGGAATCTTCAGCTATTTGGCTCCAATGCCAATACAGCGTCGCAGCAACAGATGATGACGGGTAACTCAAGTTTAATTAGACCGCTTCATCATTTGATGAGCTCGAATAATCATGATATGGATCGTCATAGTAGTGACAATGATTCACATTCATGA